A segment of the Asterias amurensis chromosome 11, ASM3211899v1 genome:
acgcaaacaacttcgtgtgacaagggtgctttattctttcattattatctcgcaacttctacgaccgattgagctcaaatgtttacaggtttgttattttatgcatatgttgagatacaccaacttttaaggctagtctttgacaattaccaatagtgtacactgcctttaatcgcgACAACCGGCAAACCtcttatttttgaaattttgaagagGCATTCAAATTTAATAGCAGCACAATGAGGATTATTGATCCACtgtcaaacaataaaagacctTCTGGGAAGCTTAAATCAAGACAGTGACTTATAAATATTCGGCCTCAATATTTCCATGATGATTTgcagtgtgacgtcagattgTTTATTATATTTGTTGATATCATTTCctaaattaatttgaaatagAGGTTGTTGTTACCATGGCAtccgtttttgttttataccttGTTTCAATAAGGTACACAGTAATAATAAAACAGCTATTTATAACTacaatttaaaagcaaaacataaTGAATACATTTGTATGGACTCTATTGTAATTTGGCTATCTGCTGTTGTTGCTTCAGCTGCCGTTGCAATTGCTGTATATATATAGGCATGGGTATAATCCACATAGAAGCCTGGCTGCCTCTTtaaaattgcgtagttttccttttactttgcgaactaacacggtcggccatttatgggagtcaaaactttgaggcatgtttatgtggatcattgtattctacttttacatcatctttccaaccatgtgcattttataacaaacggttacaaatgcttttcagagATCAACTagaccgatccgaggcaacgtgttcctttaaatgcaaaagagtgaaaaacaaaacactcaaTGAAGAACAACAGTGTTTAAGCACTCATCAATTAACAGTCGCAACAACAGTCAGGCGGTTGCAATACTAATGGGAATATTCAGCAACACACCGAGAACATTGATTCACTTTCTACATGAtagtgtttttttgtcaacgcaACTGAGATATTACAGTCACAAGTGAAAAGTTTAGCTGTGAACGTTATTATACTTATTGAGATATCAGGAAGATATCATAAAGATATTGAATAAAGAAAGTTAGCCTGGTGTCAAAAAGTCGTGCTGTTCGTTGGCCTCCCTATGTCTGATATCCTGACGTATATACGAGACAACACACATGAAAGTGAGTCTGGTGCTTTTTTTTGTACAGTCTCTATAATAAACTGCGTGGTTTTGTTTTCAGTACACGTCAAAGCAATGTAGGTTGAAACCcaatgttaaaaagaaaaccaattcACGCGACTCGTGCTATAGACATGTAGAATCCCCCCAAATACAGTACAAAAAGATACTAACCTTTCTCTAATATCAAGAATCATTGTCAGTGAATAAAAATGAAGCACTTTCATAAGAATCACCAGCTTAGCACATGGAAATCTTGCCTAATATAGTAAAAACAGGTCACgaaagacagtggatactattggcaaatactcaaaataattattagcataaaacctaacttggtaatgagtaatggggagaggttgatagtataaaacattgtgaagaacggctccctctgaagtgatgtagttttcgagaaagaagtaactctccacgaatttgatttcgagacctcaagtttagaatttgaggtctcgaaatcaagcatctgaaagcacacaactttgtgtgctcggggtgttttttctttgattaatatctcacaacttcgatgaccgattgagctcaaatgttcacaggtttgttattttatgcatatgttgagatacatcaagtgagaagacttgtctttgacatataccaatagtgtccagcgtctttaaagggtctatgtactttttgtaggacaaaaaacacaatgtccacagatttacattaaacttacactgtttgaagataatgataatagaaagcttctcGAAAAATATAACTTGCCtcggtgctgtagtttttgagaaatgagtaaaaaatgtcaagaaaataagtttcgtctcagtgatcatgagacgaaaattattttagcatgtaaaaacgtattttcatgacattgtttcactcatttctcaaaaactacagcacctcagcaagtaatattttcaggaaagctttctactatcattttcatcaaactgtgtaagtttaatgtaaatctgtggacattgtgttttgtgttacaaaaagtacccaaactgcCAATATTCCATAAAGTTCTCATTATTGCGACTGGTGCTCCACTCGTTTTGTCCTAAGCAAAACAATGTTTCAAGctttttttctgctaaacagctttataaaaaacTGTGCAATACTGATCACATAGTCAGTATGGTTTGCTGATCCGATTCATCCAGAGCAGGATTGTTCCAGTTCACACGGATCGACCGGAGTGGTAATCAGCCGATGGGGCCTTCATTAATTTGAAGATGTTTGTCTCATGAAATTGATTCATTACGTCGCTTACATTAACATAATGCTTCGGTTAGTCTGGATTTACTTGTAAACCGTCAAGTTTGTTTAGAACTGCCGCAATCGAACGCACTACTGAGCGTCGGTTCATGTCGGTTTTGGCCGGTGACTAGACTGCATCGAACAACAACAAAGCAGAAGTTTCCAAAAGATATGATTTGCTGATTTAAATACTCAAAGGCTAAAGTAGACACAACCTTCGACGTCATGGGAATCGGTCTGATCATTCTCAAGTCGAGTGACGTCATTGAGCTGACATTTCTTCTCTTTCTCGCTGCTCTGCCAAACATTAAAGGAGCGGCAACGAGGATCTGATGTACACGCCCAGCCACAAGCAATCACACCCTCTACGGCCAGGTTGTCGATGACGTGATTGAGGGGGCAGTATTGAGAGACACGCCCATTGGGACCTAGCAGGGTGTGGTAGATTGGCACGATAGGGACCGGCATCTCACATACGACTGTTTTAGTTGCGGTGCCATTGCATTTTAAGTTATCGGACCAAAGTCCATTTGTTACCATTCGGGCACAGTTGTAACGTGAGTTGTTTTGCGGGAATTCTGTTTTCCAGTTGGTGAATCTTGCAGGCTGACCTCCGCACAGCCAAACTCCTTCTTGAGCAGCATCTGTGCAGCCGATCAACATACCGCCATTCCCTTTCACTGCCCATTTGAAGATGAAGtcgttttcttcttttgaatcAGGCACTATGAGGTTGCTCCCTGGGCGATTGCATGCCGCCTCGGCTTGCATCCAGTTCATCTTATCGGGGAGTAAGATGTAGCAAGACTGACGCCATTTTACCCAGCCAGTTGGGCAAGAGGAGAGGACGATAACAATGCTTTGCATTGCCATCAATATCAAGAGATGAAACAGAATGGTATTCATGCTTTGAAGAAACAACATTATCTTGCTGCTCATCAACTCGGGTCTTGTCACTTATAAACACGGTCTTCCTACTGAATTTAAAATGACATACGACACCACACCATAGGCCCTTCGTCACAAAATGGTCAAAATAGACAAGCTCGGTTTGTTTACATACGACACCACACCATACAGACCCTTCGTAGACAAGCTTAGTTGTTGCTATCCTAAACTGACGAGTTACTTGGAGCTTATGGCACGTAACTTACTTATAAAAAACACTTTATTACCAAACCGTAATGACAAAGGCCCCGGTATCCGTTCGACCAGCTCAGTTATTGGTTCTTTATTAAATTTGTAGCATACACTTATTTATTGGAGATACCCTTGGGACTGTTGTTAGCATAAGACCTTCACATTGTTCGTAAAATTAGCTATACGGGCAACCGGAAAACCTCTTGTACCTGACATTTTCAAGGATCTGTATCTACAATAGCATGATCACAACAGGGGATATTAACTATGGATCCAACTATCTATCCATAATAGCCACCAACAAAGGATCGTGCGAGCTTGGCTTCGCACATCACAGTACGCCTACTTCGGCCTCAATATTGCCACGATGACGTCGGACTGTTCTTAAATGGACAAGAAGCAACACTATTGGGGAATTAATTAACCGATTTTGTGATTATTTCTAGGGTTTTATTTGAGCCACGGGAATGATTTGTTGAAATCAGTGAGTAAAGTTGCGCAGCTAGCGACAAAATCGAGACCTCTAAAAGTCAGAGTAATGAGGCTTATATTTTATGCGAATGAATATAACACTAAGAATACGTTCACTGTGTAGTCTAGGATCGGTTCCcgtcatgggggggggggcgttcaGCAGGAACTAATGAAAGCGGAAAAGCATTCATCAAATTCTATCAAAATGTAAAATCAAtggaactttttttattatttctaaaCACATAATTACAATAACACAGCACTTTCAAATtatattgttaaaggaacacgttgccttggatcggtcgagttggtctttgaaaagcgtttgtgaccgtttgtaataaaatgcatatgggtaaagagatgttgtaaaagtagaatacaatgatccacacaaacatgcttcgaaattgtacggttttccttttacctcgtcgacaaactcccataaatggccaaccgtgttagttcgcaacgtaaaaggaaaaccgtgcagttttgaggcaaatttgtgtggatcattgtattctacttttaaaacatctttccaaccatatgcattttataaaaaacggttacaaacgctttttatagaccaactcgtccgatccaaggcaacgtgttcctttaatgaaataaCAACACGGAGATTAGAGTTCAAAACACGTCtggctagtataaaacatattgACTGCTtagagtgctatggttaaaactacgactcccgaggtgatccccggagggAAAATAGAaaggtccggggatcaccgaacTTGAAACTCAAGAAAACATGTAATTTTTAGAAAACGGAGTCCAAAAAAACTTTGAGGGCGCACTTGGTATCCCTGCACGAAAGCACGAGAGTTATTACAATTTGCGATTCAGAAGCCATTTTATTCCCCAAGAAACGCACGGACGAACGCGGAGTAGTCAGCCCATTGGGTTGGGAGACAACATGGCGTCCAGCCATCacgtgacaaaaaaaaaactgcagttTTTTGTTTCACCTTCGTGTCGCAACTCTCTCAGTACACAGCTCCGCTCTGCACTAGCAAAACATTATTTGCCGATTGTTTGGGTGACATGGTTGGCTTGTTGGCTTGTTGGCTCTCCTCttaccaaggtgaccccggttcggtTCTCGGACAGGGCcaatgtgagttgagttgtgaggtggttctctgctgtgccatgagggttATCCAG
Coding sequences within it:
- the LOC139944561 gene encoding C-type lectin domain family 4 member M-like, whose protein sequence is MLFLQSMNTILFHLLILMAMQSIVIVLSSCPTGWVKWRQSCYILLPDKMNWMQAEAACNRPGSNLIVPDSKEENDFIFKWAVKGNGGMLIGCTDAAQEGVWLCGGQPARFTNWKTEFPQNNSRYNCARMVTNGLWSDNLKCNGTATKTVVCEMPVPIVPIYHTLLGPNGRVSQYCPLNHVIDNLAVEGVIACGWACTSDPRCRSFNVWQSSEKEKKCQLNDVTRLENDQTDSHDVEGCVYFSL